TAATAATGAGTCTGCACTTAGATATTTACTAAAGTTATCCGTATTAAAATTGTCGGAGATAAGAGATTCAAACCCGACTGCTGGCGGCCTAGTTGTCGCCTCTTCAGTTAAGCACGCTGAAATGATAAATAGTCTATTAACTGAAAAATTCAATCAAACGTCAACTATAGTTACTTACTTACACGATAATTCAGCACAGAAGATCAGCTCATTTAAGTCATCTACTGCACAGTGGATTGTTAGTGTTGGTATGATCAGTGAAGGAAACTGATATACCTAGACTACAAGTATGTTGTCATTTAAGTTCAATAAAAACAGAGTTGTACTTTAGGCAAGTCCTAGGGCGCATTCTTAGATCAAGTAAAAATAAAATAGAGTTTGCTTGGTTATTCACATTTGCAGAAACAAGCTTAATAAAGTTTTCTGAACGCATTAATATTGATATACCAGATAGTTGCTCCTATGTTGATATGGAATGTAGCACTCTTTCATTGTCAGGTGATTCATTGGAGTGCTCAACACAATGCAAGACAGGAAAAAATAGCAGCTTAAAAATGAGCTTTGATAAATTACATGTAGACTATTTATCTTTAGGTATCGATGAATCTTGCACAGGTGAGTTACCTTATTACTCAATGAATAGTTTATATATTAAGTCTCTCAGATCTAGAGTAATAGAAGCATTTTTATAACTATTAATATGGGCTATATTCGACGCTGATTCATTTCTGTTTTGATACGCTATAGTAAATTGCTTAACCAAATATTTTGGAGCGTCACAAGATGTTAATAGTTGGGTTGAATTTGCCTTGTAGAATTTAAGCCTTATGTTCTTTATTACTTGCACTTGAGAGCTTTAAAACATCACGTATAAAGTATGTTTTTTCTTGAGTATATTTTTCTCTGTCACCACCAGACTCTATTGCAAGTTTACGTTTTAACTTAGCATAGTCTTGAGCAACAATAGGATGAGAGCGCAGATAATCACGAAATACTAACCTCTCAAACCATAACTTACTCTCAAATGGAATTAGGTGAACGTGGTGAGTCCTGACTTCGGGAGATGGTTTGCAAAACCAGTGCATTACATCTCCTTTATAAGGATGGTAACAGTAACCATTGCTTTCCAATACTTGTATGGCATTCTTAGAGGCCTCAAGACTCTCTAAGCCTACCATAATATCAATAATAGGTTTTGCAGCTAGCCCTTCAACAGATGTGCTTCCAACATGCTCAATTGTTCCGTAGTCGATATTTTTAATTAAGGAGCCGATAAACCGCTTTTCTATATCAAATAAATCAGGCCAATTTGGGGTGTATTCAACTATTGATATCATCTTTTTAACTACTGATTCTATTAAACATAATGTAGCGCAGAAACGTACTATTAATAAAAACAACACTAAAAATATTTACGATTATAATGAATACACCTGAATTTGTATTTTGATCAAATACTACAAGCAGGCTAGAAAACCTTTACGGACTTTCACCATTAGAAGTGTTAAAGCGAAGAGTTTCCCCATTAGGAATTGATTTGAATGTATTTCTAGAAGCAGACAAAGTTGTCAGCTCTGGTTAAACTTCATATTTTGGTAGGCTGATATCTAATTAGCCTTAATAGAATCATTTCATCTTAACGACTTTATTTGAATAGGTTTGATTTTACCACTTTTAAGGTCACTAATCTCATCTTTCAATTGTTCAATAACGTTGTTTTGTGCTTCACATATTGAAGCTAGTTTATCTCTTTCTCTTATACAATCTGATAAACGAACCTCAAGACTTCTTTGCTTTCTAAGTCGCTTTTTTTTATTGATGACGTCTGAATCAATCTCCTGTTGCTTTAAGTAATCCTGTATCTCAAGAACCAGAACAGGGAAGCGAGCTTTCTTAAGCGCTGTAGGATGCTTCCCTGCTTCTTTTGCAACATTGTTTTGGCTAACCTTAGTGCCTACCTCAACATTAATAGGTTTATTAGCTTTAAGGCGCTCAAACGCCTCTCTAAACAACGCTTCTGCTTTACTCACTCAATGCTCCTTTCTCTTTTAATTATCTCAAGCACACTATCATAAGCTTCAACCTCCTTTTTTAAGGATTCATATCGTGGAGAACCTTCCACTAATTTAGAAATTTGCTCTTGGTAATGCGCTTTATCATCTTTGAACTCTTGCTCTCTATCTCCGTCGATAATTAAATCAGGACACATTTTACTTTCATTACCACCTGCACAATTCACAATGGAGTCAAAGCCGCCAAATTCACATACCCCCTGTTTCAGGCAAAATCCAATAATATTACTACGACAAACAATAGCTCCATTTTTTTGAGCTTTTAATAGTTTTTTCCTATCACCATCTTTTATAAAGTGAATAACCTCTGGCTTAACAGGTGACTTACTGTGAGGAGCAATTAACTCACCTTGCACTACGCTCGTAATATTACGCGCCATTTCAGCGTAATATTCATTTACCACCTCCCGCTCTGCATTCTGATTTAACCTTAAACGACCTGCATTGTTTTGGTAATGAAACTGCTGCTCACGAGTCCCATGCTTCATTTGCTGTTGAACCGATGATGCTGACACTTTATTCAAGGCGAAATGGACCGCAAGTGTTCTTCTGAATTGATGAAAATTAAACTTCCAACTTTGACCAACTTTAAACCATTCCTGTTTAGCTAAAGAAGGAGTTAGCGCAAGCGCTTCAGAATAATCTTCTTGTGTAATTTTGAATAATTGGGGTTTAAAAACTTTCTCAGCCTTTGCAGTAACAGAGGAATAATCACCTATTTTTCTTGTCTTTGAGGTTCGGTGACTTGCTTGCCATACCGCCATGTTTTGAAAAAGAGGTGCAGAAAAGTCTGATGTTGTAACATGGCGCAACTTCCAACCAACTAAAGTTTCAGCAACACTGATAACACGCTCTAACCGCTTTGGTACAACCCAACGAGCATCATTATCAGGATCAGTTTTCGTTGTTTCGCCTACTAATAAGCAGTAATCACCTAGTCGCTCATCTCTATCAAGAACAAAGCACCCCACCCGTAATGATAAAGCCTCTTCCTTTCTCATAATTGAATAATACAATACATATAAGTAGCAACTAATCACTATACTGTTTAATAAGCATGAAAATTGGTCGATATTATAGGTACTGCCATTATTCAATGCAGGACGACTGACATACTTTTCAAATAATTCCATCAAGCCATGCTCGTTTAGGTAGTCTTCAAACGACCCGTTATAGCGCTCTTTATTGGAGGAAGAATGTTTATTGAATGGGCTTGCTTCGTAGTGAGAAGTCACTTTATTTAGATTGCTTTTTACTGTACCTGCAAGGTAGTTATATAAATTACTTAACTCATCTTTATATAACTCAAAGTTATTCAGTATCTCATCCAAATTCTGGACAAACTTCAGCCAGATCCGATTAGGAATATAGGCATTTTGTCCAGACTGATGTTTAGGATCAAACTGTTTATATAGTGCTATACCTGCGTCATCTAAAAGAGTGAAGCCTATCTGCTCTCGATTTTTTAATATTTTATTAAAGTAACAAACCGCACTATTAACTAGCGATGGTGATTTTTGAGCATATTGCTTAGCAAACCCCTCTATAACTTTTGGGTATCGATGTAACTCACTAGCGATAACGTTGGCTGATGAACAAGATCTAAACACAGCACTAAGGGGAATGTAATAAGCATTCAAGCTTCGATATTTACCAGGGAATAAATGACTGTAGATAATGTAATACATCAATTGCTTGAACAATTTTTTGTTTGTTTCATCGTATTCATAAAACTTATATTTAGTATCTCCGCCGAACGATGTGAAATCCCAAACATCATCCCCATACCGAGAAACTATCTGACCTTCTTGATTGATAGACAGTACAAAGTCCTCTTTTGGTGGATAATTAGGTGATTGGTAACAAGGTGATGTCTGTGTTACAAACTCTACCTGACCTTTAAATTTTAGGTTCTCAGTTAAATATAGCAAGAACTCAGCCCTCGTATTTTTCTATCTTTCGAGCCCATATTGGATGATAGTCTCCTTCCTCAACTCTCATCTGAGATTCAACTACCCACTCTTTCCTTTCTAGACTTTCATTATTGAACCAATTTATTTTTAGATTAACCCAATCGATTACAATATTTGAGGGCTTCCCTTCTTTCGTTCTATAAGAAGATGACTCGATAATTTTTAAATATTTAAAGCTATGTAGATTCCAAACATAATCAAAGGAATCATCATCTCTATAATGTTTACAACCTATGCAGCCTGTCGGAGTAACACAATCTGGGTGTGGTAGCCTATTTGTAGCACCCTCTATTAGTTCTGGTTTACCATTACATGGAGAGTTGAAAAGCGACACAGTGGGCTGTTCAAGCGCCAGAGGATCGTTTTCATCCCAAAACCGTCCAACTTCAATCATCGCCCTTTGTTGCGAAGGAAATTCATAATTTCCTCTAAAGGTTGCCAAAGAATGATTACCAAAATCAGCTGCGGTTTGTGAATCTGATGCAAATCTCAATAAGATATTTAGGCCAACCTTTCTAAAGGTGCTTGGTGGCACCCAAGGAACACCATATCGGATGCACAATTCTTTAAACCTATTAGTATTGATTTCATTTCTTTTTCGGAAGCCCTCACTTTTTTTAAAAAAAGGAAACACCCAACACGACTCAGGGGCAACCTCATCTATAAATGATAAGTATGACTCAAAGCTAGGTTTGTATTGTTTAGGTATTTTAAACAACACTTCTCCACCTCTACGACTCTTGTACTCTCTAACCTCATAACTATCCCCTAAAGGCTTATAATCAAACTTAGTTCGTTTTAGGCTATAAGTAGGAGACTGATTTTGCATTGTCATCCCTAAGAATATAAAAACCTCGGACGCTACTCTGTAATTGAAAGCCACTAGAGCTTGGGTTTTAGTAAAGTCACTGTCTACCTTGATTGCGTGCCGCCTAGAAGCTGTTAAGTTGATCTTCTGCGAATTGATATCTAAAACGATAGGTAGTTGCCCTGATGACAAGGTAACCGCTTGAACAGACTGCGTAATTTCAAAACAGAACTTGGCTAATTGACTCGCATTGCTCAGTAATAATTTTTCAGCACTTCGCCCCAATACTGTAAGTCTCGGCCTGTACGATTTTAATCTCGTTTGCTCCATAAAAAATGCAAGATCTTCAAAAGCTGCATTTAAAAAACGTGATATCGAAAGAAAGCTTTGATAGGCACTTCGATGTTTGATTTGCTTTAGGTTAGCCTTTGATAATAGATGTTCACTATATTCAAAAAGTGCGTGGCGCATATTTTCCAAACAATCAAATTTACAGCCCTCTTTATCTAAGTAGGTAAACATGGATTTAATATTTCTAATTGAAGTAGCAACAGTACGTGGGGAAAAACCAACCTCAATACACCCCTCAGCATGTTCTTTTATCGATTGGACAATTTCAATTTGATTATGTTTAATCCAGAGGTATCTTAACCGTTCCAAATGACTCTTATTTTGAATAAAAACATTAGTTCCTCCCTCATATACCAAAGCAGTTAGATCCCACACCATTGAATTTGGATTATCAATTCTAGGATGACTAACTGTTAAATTAGGAAGCTTATGTCGCATCGAACATCTCACCATTGGTAAAGCTATCAATTATGAGATTTGAATCCGTTTTGGAGCCTGTAAACATTGACCATAAAGCGTCAAATAACTGCTCTTCAATAGGCTCCTTTTCAATGAATTTTATATATTTCCAAGTGGTACTAGCATCTTTATGTAGCAAAGCTTCTTGAACAATCTCTATTGCATTCAGATTGGACATACTTTGGATTTTAAGGAGTTCACGCATCAGCATGGTTCCGAAGGTAGCTCTTAGTTGATGAAATTTAAAACGTCCAAACTGAGAGTGACCTTTTTTAATAAGCTCTTCCTTTAATCTGAATATCAGTGTTCCAAAAGTCTCAGTTGTATATCTATTGCCTCGCGAAGTTAAAAAGATATTTCTCTGCATTTTCTCGTTAGCTTTAGAGCGCCTCAAGATGGCTTCAGCAGAATAGAAGTAATTGATTAACTCATCTATAAGAGACCTTGAAAAGTAAACTTCACCAGAAACATCGAATTTAGTCTTTACTCCAGTACCAGGCCCCACCTTTACTCTCATGGTGCCTGTAATCATTTGATCTGGGTATGCACTTTTAAGCGCATCTAAATTGAGTGTTGTAACTGTCTCATGGCGGCAACCAGTTTGAAGAGCAACCTTTGCCATCAGATACAATTCATAGTTTCTGTGCTCAGATAAGTGATTCATTAAAATCTCTGTATTAACTTGACTAATTGGAGTTAAACCATCCTCTAAATGATTGCCAGTACGCATTCTATTTGGAATTGAAAGCTCTGAAGAAAGAACGCCCATCGTTCTTTTAAACCCTACTTTGTCGAAAAATGAAATAACCTTAATTTCATCATCAAATAAAGATGGTCGTTCACTCGCATATCCATGAACAGAAGCCCATCTATAAAAAGCTATTACAGAGTTCATGTTCTGTGATGTTGTTGAAGGGGCTAGCAATCCACTATTTCTTAATTCAAGCAAGTACCCCTTATACCTAAACAAACAACGCTCTCTCTTTTTTTTAGGAAAATGTAACCAATGAACACCTGTATTTTCTAGCCAATCCGCATATCTAACTAGATGCGTCATTTCCCGATTAATAGTCTTCAAATCTTTCTGTAAGTCATGGTAACGGTAAAAAGCATATCGATTTGCTTCACGCCAAGGTTCACCATTTGAAAAAAAAAT
The nucleotide sequence above comes from Pseudoalteromonas shioyasakiensis. Encoded proteins:
- a CDS encoding GrpB family protein, which codes for MISIVEYTPNWPDLFDIEKRFIGSLIKNIDYGTIEHVGSTSVEGLAAKPIIDIMVGLESLEASKNAIQVLESNGYCYHPYKGDVMHWFCKPSPEVRTHHVHLIPFESKLWFERLVFRDYLRSHPIVAQDYAKLKRKLAIESGGDREKYTQEKTYFIRDVLKLSSASNKEHKA
- a CDS encoding site-specific integrase, with the protein product MAILERINYQPMVFNSLHRVGNDSFFPNDALKSIKSFPHIFFSNGEPWREANRYAFYRYHDLQKDLKTINREMTHLVRYADWLENTGVHWLHFPKKKRERCLFRYKGYLLELRNSGLLAPSTTSQNMNSVIAFYRWASVHGYASERPSLFDDEIKVISFFDKVGFKRTMGVLSSELSIPNRMRTGNHLEDGLTPISQVNTEILMNHLSEHRNYELYLMAKVALQTGCRHETVTTLNLDALKSAYPDQMITGTMRVKVGPGTGVKTKFDVSGEVYFSRSLIDELINYFYSAEAILRRSKANEKMQRNIFLTSRGNRYTTETFGTLIFRLKEELIKKGHSQFGRFKFHQLRATFGTMLMRELLKIQSMSNLNAIEIVQEALLHKDASTTWKYIKFIEKEPIEEQLFDALWSMFTGSKTDSNLIIDSFTNGEMFDAT